The sequence CAGCGGCCAGGTTCTCATCGCAGACTCCTCTCGCGAGACGGACACTGCCATAGGACGTTGGCCGGCGCCCGGAGTTACCCTCCCCCTCGGTCGTCGACATCGGCTCGAGCCAGGACCCAACGAGCGCAGACCGCTCTGAGGGCGGCACCGGCGCGCCGCGCGAGCGTGCGAGGGGGCCGGCGGACGAGGCCCGCGCTCGGGCCGCTCCCTCAGGGTGGGTTACGCGAGGGGCCGGAAGGACTCACCGGAGCGAGCGCGCCAGACAAAGGAGAGGAGTCGAGGAGGCTCCTATGGGCCACCGGGGCGAACGGCGGCGCGAGCGCGCATCGCCTCCCACCGCTTGCCCAGGCTGATCCCCTGGGCGCGCAGAGGGTCCTCGGTGCGGCCGGCCTTCGCCAGACCGGCAGCGATCCACGCCTCCAGGCGGGCCTCCATGTCGGCGGCAAGCGCCGGCTCTGCCTCCACCAGGCTGCGCGTCTCGCCCGGGTCGGCCTGCAGGTCGTAGAGCTCCCGCATCGGCGTGCCGTAGGCGTCGGGCTCGCGGGCGACGATCAGCTTGTGCCGCCGTGTGCGCAGCGCCCACTTGGCCTGCCAGGTGCTCTCGCAGCAGATCACCCGGTCGTAGAGGGCCTCCGCCTCGCCAGTGGCCAGGGGCGCCAGGTCGCCGCCCTCCATGGCCTCCGGCGGCTCGGCGCCGGCCATCCGCAGCAGCGTGGGCGCGATGTCGAGGTGCTGCACGAAGCCGGGCACGCGCCGCCCCGCCGGCCAGCGGGCAGGCCAGCGCGCGACCATCGGAACCCGGATGTTCTCCTCGTAGAGCCCGTGGTGGTCGAAGTAGATGCCGTTGCGCAGCATTACCTCGCCGTGATCGGAGAGCAGCAGCACCAGCGTGTCGCTGGCCGCGCCCGTCTCATCAAGTTCCGCGAGGAGGCGACCGATTCCCTCGTCGGCGTGGCGGATCTCGCCGTCGTAGAGCGACACGATGTACCCGGGATCGGTCACGGGGCCGAGCTTGCGGAACCAGGTGTCGCCCCACATCTCCCAGAAGGGCGTGGCGCGCAGTCCCTCCAGGCCGTGAACGGCCGGGTCGGCGGGATCGCGGCCGTCCCAGAAGAGCCGGTAGCGCTCCGGCGGAAGGTAGGGAGTATGCGGCTCCCAGTAGTGCACAAAGAGGAAGAAGCGCTCGTGGGCGTGCGCCCGGAGCCAGGGTATTGCGCGCGCGTTGACCTCCTCGCTGGAGACGAGCAGGCGCATGCGGTGGCGGTGCGACGGGTTAACGTAGAACTCGAAACCGCGCGCCAGCCAGGGCTTGATGTCGTAGAGGTTGTCGACGGCGCAAGTGGTGTAGCCCGCCCGCTGCAGCAACTCCGCCAGCACGGGGATGCGCCGGTCCAGGTCAACGCTGCCGCCGTGCGCCACCACGTTGTGCGAGAGCGGGTGCATTCCGGTGTAGATCGTGGTATGCGCGGGAGTCGTGGGGATGCCGGGGGCGTAGCAGCGCTCGAAAAGAACGCCCTCGGCGGCCAGGCGGTCGATGGCCGGGCTCGTCGGCTTCGGATAGCCGTAGCAGCCCAGATGGTCGGCGCGCAGCGTGTCGACCAGGATGAGGACGATGTTCATGCGGCTCGACGCGGCGTCCCTATCCCGGCTCGGCCGCGAAGAGGGCGGCCGTCCCCGGCGGCGACGGGATCTCCCGGGCGTCCTTCGGCGGGCGGTAGGCGAACGCCTTGTCCGGAATCTCGCCGCCGAACACCTCCCTGGTCATCGCGATGGTGGAGACGACGCGCATGGTCCCGACGGCGGACTCCTCCACGATTCGGCGGATGCGAAAGGTGGCCGCGTCGATCTCCATGCGAGTTTTGCCGCCGTCGCCAAGCTGCGCCTCGATCACGTGCAGGCCCTTGCCGGCCTCGCCGGCCGGCGTTGCGTCGCGCACTTCGCCCTTCGTCACCATCTGGGGGAAGAACATGAGGGGCGTTGCGCGGGCGCCCCTGGGCAGAACCGTCCGAAAGAACGCCTTGTCCTGTCCGTTGAAGAACCACGCCGTCTTGCCATCGAGAACGATTGCCATCTCGGGGATGGCCTCGGCCGGCGGCGCGGCCGTGCCGGACGCCACGCGGAGCACGCGAAAGAGCAGCCGGGCCGGCGTCTTGGCGCGAATCTCCACCTTCATCCTCTGCTCGACCGCCCCGCGCTGCAGCGTGTAGGTCCAGTCACCCTCGTAGGATGCCGCCCTGGCGTAGGTGTCCATCGCCTTGCGCAGCACGTCCCGCGGCGTCAGCCCCGCCGGGCCGGTGGCTTGCCCGGCGGGCGGGGCGGTCTCCTGGCCCCGG comes from Chthonomonadales bacterium and encodes:
- a CDS encoding sulfatase, which encodes MNIVLILVDTLRADHLGCYGYPKPTSPAIDRLAAEGVLFERCYAPGIPTTPAHTTIYTGMHPLSHNVVAHGGSVDLDRRIPVLAELLQRAGYTTCAVDNLYDIKPWLARGFEFYVNPSHRHRMRLLVSSEEVNARAIPWLRAHAHERFFLFVHYWEPHTPYLPPERYRLFWDGRDPADPAVHGLEGLRATPFWEMWGDTWFRKLGPVTDPGYIVSLYDGEIRHADEGIGRLLAELDETGAASDTLVLLLSDHGEVMLRNGIYFDHHGLYEENIRVPMVARWPARWPAGRRVPGFVQHLDIAPTLLRMAGAEPPEAMEGGDLAPLATGEAEALYDRVICCESTWQAKWALRTRRHKLIVAREPDAYGTPMRELYDLQADPGETRSLVEAEPALAADMEARLEAWIAAGLAKAGRTEDPLRAQGISLGKRWEAMRARAAVRPGGP